The stretch of DNA acttttttttctttctcgtagatttttttttttttttttttcttcctttgttttacattttaagatGCTCCTCGGACAATGATCATGACCAGGTAGTCCTCTTCCGTTTTGGCGAGGGCTTTTGCAGAGGAATCCAAGAACTGTTGGGAGAAATCACAGGGCGGGAAGGCGTGGAGGACTCCAGCGTTGTCTTTGTCGCGGCTGCCGCCCACGGGGAGGCTAATGACCCCCGCTGCTTGTTTCTGCTTCAGGTAGGAGACCAGGTTCCTCAGCGGTCGCTGGGTGGAGGCGGCCTGGTCCGACGCAGACGATCCCCCCTCGGAGCTGCCCGGGACGGCCAGGAGGACGGAGTAGCCGCTGGGGCCCGCCACCTTGATGCGCCGCGTCACCTCGTCCAGCTTGGGCTGATCCAGGCGCAGGCGCTGGGTGATTTTCAGCTGGGCCACCTTCCCCCCCGTGGAGCCGTCGATCAGCAGGCTggtggccacgcccaggtcccCCTCCAGGAGGTGCATGTTGGAGGGAAAGTTACTGTTCTTCAGCAGCAACATGCCCTGCCAGGCCAGGCTCAGCTTCTGCCCCGCACCGTCCTGCTTGGCCAGCTGCCCACCCTTGGAGGCCCCCGTGTCGAAGCGCTCCTCCTTCTTGGCAGGGCTCTTGCAGGTCTCGCTGACCTTGCGTTTGCGCTCTCGCTCGGCGCTGGCCGCCCCGCCGAGCCCGGCCGCGGCCTCCGCACCGGCAAGGGTCTTCATCCTCTTCTCCGCCGGGGCCCGGTCCAGGCTGGCGTGCCGCTCCCTGGCTGGGGAGGGCCGCTCCGCCCGCAGGGGTCTCTCCGAGTCGCTGTAGCGGCCCCCGTCCCTGCTGCTGCCCCCGGGGCTGCGCTCCAGGGAGGGGCAGTGGCGGCGGCGGGCGCGCTCGCTGCTGTCGGGCGAGCGCTCCAGGTGCCGGCTGTCCTCCAGTAGCCGGCGCTTGCGGGTCTGGTCGCGGTTCTGCAGCTCGCGCTCCCTCTCCAGGGACCAGGCCTCTCGGGGCCGCCGCTCCCGCTCCAGGTGCTCCAGGGGCTCGAAAGCGGCCgcggccgccgccgccgccctCACCCTCTCCCGGACCGCCGGGGCCGCCCACTCTGCCGCTGGGTACAGCTCCCTCTCCCGGAAATGCAGGGGCGGCGGAGTCCTCTCTCTGACCCGCAGCACGTCGGGAGCGGCGCGGTGGACGAAGGACTCGGCCACGAGGTCGTAGTGGGGCAGCGGCAAGGGCTGCAGGTACTGCTGCTGGTAGCGGTGCTCCGTGTCCGCGAAGTCCACCCTGAGCCGGCGCTCCGGGCCCCCCAGGGGGAAGCCCCTCATGTGGGTGCAGGCCGCCTGAGCAGCGTCCAGGCTCTCGTACTGGATGTAGGCCCAGGTGTCCCCTTTCCTGTAGTCAATAGTCCTTATGGTGCCGAACCGGTCGAACTCCCTCGCCAGCGCAGCGAGGGGCACCCAAGGCCCCAGACCGCCCACCCAGAGGCGCGTGGTGGGCGTGGCCTTGCCGTAACCGATCTTGATGGGGTTGCGGCAGACCACTTTGCCAGACATGCTGATTTTGGCTCTGTGTGCCATGTCCAAGTTCTCAAACTTAAGGAATCCGTAAGTGCTGGTCTGCCCTCGGCTGGGGCGCTTGATGTCCACCTCAGTAATCACGCCAAACCTGTCAAATGCCCTGCGCAGATCATTCTCTGTGACGGTAATGTCCAGATTGCCCAGGAACAATGTCCTGTTGGCTCTCTGGTCATCTTCTGGGGAGATGAGGTCCTCTTCCCGAAAAGCAGCTCGCTCAGCAATGTAAGCGGGACGTGCCCTAGCTTCATAAAAAGCAtattccctttccctctccaggtcTCTAGGcaagggtggtggtgggggtgggggaaggcGACCCAAGGCTAATTGCTGCAGCCTGTAGTCTCTGTATCCCAGGCCGGTAGGGGACAAAGGTCGCTGGGTATGCAAATGTCTGTGCCCTGCCACTGTTGCATAAGTGTCCTTTTCAATGGGAGAGCGACTTCTCCTCCTATTCATGTACACGGCTTCGATTTTTAAAGGTCGATCATAAAGCACTAATCTCCCCCTGGCGTGTTTAGCTGCCCTGGCATCTTCCGGTCGCCTAAAGTTCACGAACGCCACCCTCTCGTCACCAATCCGGCTTATTTTAACACTCACGTCTCCAAATTTTTTGAATTCGTGAAAAAGTCCGTCTTCTATTTCCTCGTCGCTCAACTGTGAGCCCAACTCACTAATTTTAAGCGTCTTGTACTCACTTTCGTTAGTTGGGAGCGAAGGCCGCGGTTCCACCCGCGCATTGGTCCTTGTAGTGGCGAGTTCGAGTGTTAGGTTTGTGTGATTCTTGCTGCTGGAGCTGGCAGCAACGTTGCTGTAGCCATGGTTACTCCCAGTACGACTGGAAACATGACCATCGAAGTCCCGACTTTCTCGTTTTTCCGCGAGTAAACTCCTCCTAGCCGAGCCACCGTCGCTTTTGGTCGAGCTGTTCCCGTTGTTGCTGCCACCAGACACCGAAAGAGCCCCCATTTTCTTGCTGGTTGGGTGGCTTCCTCCCCTGTCTCGAATGTCATCCACGGCCCGTGAGCGCTTTTTCACAGGCGACCGTTCCTTGCCTTTCATGCTTGCAACTGCTTCTTGCGACTACTTTTACCCCggcgaaaataaaaaatacctaaaCGCACTAACATTCACTGTAAATATTCGCTATTATATTTCCTAAacgattagatttttttttaaaacagccgATGTCCTTTCCTCAAAACACCGCATCCGCCATCTTGAAGCTACACATAAGTAACCCCGCCCATGGTTGCTACTGGATAACCAAAGCACTAGAGAGCATTTCATTGGTTTAGACAAATGCCACTTAATACgggactttttttgttttttcctcttgaAAATGGCTGCGTAGATGATGACAATTTCTTCTGCCGTGTTGGATTTCAGCTGTTTAGTTTCCCAGACCAGACGTAAATGTATTCTAGTCTGAGTGGATAGCATAAAACCTTAAGTCACTTGTTAATTTCAAAGATGCGTGCAGCTTTTTATGACACATTACGGAAATAAATTCTTTCCACTGCAGGACGGTCTGGTATCCTActtgctgaaaattccagctaagaCCGGCGAGGATTCCTAGATGGTTTAAACCGTGTTTTCGATACTTCTAGCTGTTCAAAGCTGGTTAAACTGGCGTCAACTGGCAATCTATAAATATTGGATATTGCACTGCAAATGGGAGCTTGTTCAGTTCCTTTATTCCtatgtaatttaatttgtgtgtaGGTGACGGTAGGCTACTTTCTGCTTTTCAATGATTTCCCTATACCTATGTCAACGCACCCACGTGTGGAATGGCTATTAATACATCAAGACAGACCGACATGATTACATAATAGCCTTAATCCGCGTCTGTGAATCTGGCCATATATTTTCACAATTTTGAACAATAATGTATTGAGCAAAATGTGTCCTAAAGTTGTACTTACACCAGCTTGCAAGAAGATGGCGTATATGCAACACCCACGTAGGCTGTGTTGTCACAGATATTCCTGATAACACTACTGTCTATTATTCCACCAAGGCTATATGGTTTGTGCATGGTGATTAGATTTGAACAGTTTTTAACAGTTATAAAGTATAATCTTTTATATTCAAAGACAAAGATATCTTTTCATAAATCTCATCTGCAATCCAGAGGGCCATCATTCATATAAAATTTAAATCCATTTATAAAATTGAAATAGGATTTCAGACAATTTTCCATTGTAGCATGCTGGTTATTTTGTTCAGAAAACAAATGCTGCAGAAAGAAGTTTTACAAATGGCCTTTTGGAAATGCTCTTAAAATAGAAAATGCTCAATTCACATGGGTACATGCTTCAGGCCTGACACTGTGTTGGAAAGGTTACATCAGAGTGAACAGAAATATACcacaaactgtaaattaattgaataaatacatttaaaaaatgcactctGGTGGTATGTTGTGGGTAAATATCTTTTAGGACATTGAGAAGAATATTgttaattttatatatttagtaATATAATGATAGTTTAGCCGCATTGTTTATATGTAAGTATCCATGTTAAGGTTATCTTGGTTATAAGATTCAATATTGCTATGATTGTGATGGATTTTTTCCTTATGAATTTTAACCATCATTTTGTATCCCAATGGAAATATTTTAATGGGTGTTTGTAAAAAAGTTAATAAACTGCCCTATTTCTAGTAGTTCTTTGCAgtattttcaaatacaatgtttAACATGGTGTTTTGTATTCAAGTGCTGAACTACTTTCTCCTGAACACCTTTCcagttaaatataaatacatcaaATTTTAAATATGTTCAACAAATGCTTTTCAAATAGGCAATTTTTGCTGTGACTCATTACAATACAATCACTTagcaaacacatactgtatcactGAAATTATTTGAGGAAATATTGCATTGCGTTTTGCATTACAATAGATGTTCTGTATGTTGAGGCTGTGGTTGTAGATATTACCATAAAATCTGCATTAATCATATATGCCTTGAAATAAAATACttggtattttaaaatattacatgcCAATACTGTGATTTAAAAAGTGTATTAATAGTATTTGAAAAGGTGTTTGTTTTATGATGCATTACATACATAGCAAATTGGTGAAAACTTAAACCAACAGTGATAACTAATTTGCAACTATAGATTGACTTgtccatatttttatttatttttggttgcaTTTTAGTGTTACAGGTAATGCATCACATATGTTATAAACAGGTGGTAACGAGTCAATATTTCACagtttccaaaaaaaagaaaaaaaagttttaaagtaTAAAAAGAAACATCTTTTGTCAGATGCCCAAGGCACATATTTCAAGTAGTTTCGGAGAGATCTGGGACATATCTTTTAAATGTGCTTATGCATCTTCCATCTGCATGAAGTCCTACTTAGGTATTTTTTGCATAATAGGTTTTGTATGATTTATTACAgtctacattttaataaattaataaaaatctgTCACCTTGAATAAGCAATCTCTAGCCATTCTCTATGTATCACTAAATCGGTTTTCTTACCATCTATGGAAAACATCCAtaaattcagttttttattgCGTCATACAAAGGCTTTCACCTGCCTATGCCGTTGAACATGGGCAGCACTAACAGCACTAACATTAACTGAACTGCCATACTTACATATAACAATTAATAACCCAACTTCAAGGGCGGCCAGGGATGTTatgggcagcttgtagcctagtggctaaggtacatgactgggaccgagAAGGTTGGTCGTTCAAGTCCAgatgtagccacagtaagatccacacagcttttgggcccttgagctaggcccttaatcCTTAATTACGcacctgctaatcaactgtaagtcactttggataaaagcaaataattattattatgttatgctAGAATTAATACTGTAGGGGTGTTCTGAGTATAAATACATAGAACAAAAgaaagtacaaaataaataaagtagaTTTTATTTAGATATGTGTCTTACCATTACCAATTTGTAGTCAGGCACAGTTCTAAGTCCACAATCATCTGCCAACTCTTCAACTCCTAATGGATTTTATGACTATGTTTATGTTCAGTTAATGAAGAGAATTTAAATCAGGACAGCAAACAGTGACCACAATAAAGGGAGTTTAGGAGAAGGGGATGGATGTTGAATTCTTCCTCACCTCAGCCCCATGCCGCCTGCCAGACTGACAGGTCTCTGATGAATGGATGGCCTTGTTTCTCTAATGGCAAACAGCACTGCAAGCTTCCATCAGAATATAAGGCAACTAGATTTACTGTGGTAATGGGTACAAGATGACCAAGGCCCTGGACTAAAAGTTTCACCAGCCATAAATGCCAATGtcatacattatattttatgacTGGCTTGGAGACTTAAAGGTGTGGCAGGAAAAGATTCATGTTTTAACGTGTGCTTGATCTGAGGTACGATCTTGCTCCGTATGATTATGAAATTACCTCTTGAAAGCCATTGAGAATCGATCACAGGGCACTACAGTCTTACAGTTAAGATTTCAAATGCATTGGAAGGTGTAAACCAATTAAATTTTTGTCTAGCAGCACCCTGAAGGATAATTTTGAATGTCAAGATTTAAAAAAGCGCTTGAACAATATTTTTTCCATACATTacatcagccatctccaagTGAGTCTCCTGCTCCAACTTTTTATCATCACTTGGACGTTTGTCATGGTATATCTCAGCCTCTTAATCTGGGATTTAATCAGGGGATTCTTTTTAGCTAAGTCTAGTGCCGCTGTCCCCACCGGCTTTGCCCAAATTCAAGGGCGGGGGTGTGGAAAGCGGTTCTGACAGGCCAGCCCCATTTTCTATTGAAACCACATGTCTGCTCATGCAAACATACCGCACAATCCAAGAGACTGGTAGTTAATGTGCAGAGTGGAGGATGTATttcgaggggtgggggggttgcttTGTGCCTGGAGTGTTATATTCGCTTCTCAGAGAAAGTAGTGTTGAAAGGCCCAACCAGTGCTTCtggtatatttttaaaaaaacatcatgCCAATCGGCCTAAGGAAGCAGCCACTGACATCCAGTTATTTGTACCAGATGGGGCTGTGCGATGCAAACAAATGAGAGACTGTCAACTGAAATCGGTCACTACTGTTTAAATGAACAATTTAAATGTCAGAAGAGCTGTTCTGAGGTGTGTAAGAACCTGAGAGAAGGTTGACACTCGGTAACTTTCAAAATGTGCTGTAGAGCCACCATACCAGATTCCAGCCCTTTGCACATAACTTCAATCTCCACACACTTGAGAACATAAAAACCATAATGTCTGTGCCCTGTATGAACAAAATTACCCTGAGTGGGTGTTTGTACTCTTAGGATATCTCTTAACCTGGTAGTAAACAGGGTAGTGAATTTGTCTATGAATAGTGTAGAGGTTAATCATGATCTCTCAGTATTACTGTACTGTGAGCAGGGAACACATTCTGATCTACAGCTGAGAGCCCTGTCCTTGAAGTGAAGCAATGAATGCCTACTTAAGAAAATACTGAATACAATCACAAGTATAAAACTCTAGGGACTTAGAAGTACCATCTTACCCTCACTGTATCTGGTACTCTTTGTCTTGAACTGGCAACTGCCCATTGGTCTCACTCTGTAAGGTGAACATGGCCTTTCAAGGTAAATTTACTGGGCCGATTCTTGCTGGAGGCACTGCAAGGCCATCCTATAAATAGCAGATACTCTGTGGTGTATCAGCATCTTCTATAACCCAAAAGAATACAGTGCTATAAAGGCACTGGGAGCTTAAAGCAGAGGAACTTTCATTTAGCCATTAGACGGCAGAGTTACTACTCATAAATAACCACTGTGTAGAGGAGGAGCTGGTCTttggcagaggaggaggaatcCAGGCCTGTGGCATCATTATTAATTGAGTGCAGACTTATGGTCACtcagttattttttcattaacgGATCTGCCGTTTGGCACTGATGCACGAGGTGCTGGCTGACGGCTCCTTATACAGGGCGCAGACATTATGTCTTATAGTGGGCAGGTCCCTCCCTTAGTTGCCAATAGCTATCTGCGCCTGAGACCAACTGCACCCGTGACAAAGGCAGGGAGGCAAAATGTCAGGATGTGGTTAGTAGCCGGTggctgtatttaaaaataataatgtagaATAAGACGACCTAAGACGGTTATTCCCAGTGCCTCCCTTCTGTTTTTCATGCTTCTCATTTCAGGTGGACTTTCTCTGAGGGCTTGCAGAGTTTGTCTGGTATCCTGGCGTTCAGCCTGTGTTTAGCCAATTCAGTTACTTTGGAAAATATTGGAGGTGGTGTATGGTATATTCAGCAAGTTAACAAGtggaaatattttatattttgatgaAAATGTGAACTGAAATAAATCACTTCTGCGTAGAGGCTTCAAACAGTTAGACGCTATTCAAATCatggcagcaaaacatttttaaccacTACAAATTTCCTCACTAATTGAATTTCTTCTGTACAATTTACAATGGTTTTAATCCACCGCAATGGTAAAAATGTAAGATAACATCAAGCCAATGACACAGCAACAGATGAATAATCACATAGCAATGAAGATCTGAATGAAGCAAATCTGGGTAGTAACATTTACATGACATGACCAATTGTATCAGGTTTGAAACTGGAGGCCAGAAGGTGAGTTATGCATATAAAAAATCACTAGCTTGAATACAAgaaatgtgtggttttttgtGATTAGAATCGCATTTTTAATTTCCATATAAACCGGAACTTACCTGGTTCACTTGCAAATTCCATCAAGAACTGCACACAGAAGATGGACcttcaaatgtatttgatttttGCTTGCATATCTGATACTTGCCTGGCTTGAGGGAGACTGTATGTTAGCAAACAAAAGTGGCACCATATTCTGCCCCTACTAAGACACATTATAAAATCTCACGTCTAGGGGATCCTGGTAGGAAGAAGAATCAGCCATTGCGGAAAGATTGGATCTGCTAAAACATATTGAGTAGgctacaggggcggcctgtagcgtagtggttaaggcacatgacgtggaacccgcaaggttggtggttctaatcccggtgtagccacaataagatccgcacagccgttgggcccttgagcaaggcccttagccctgcattgctccaggggaggattgtctcctgcttagactaatcaactatacgtcactctggataagagcgtctgccaaatgccaataatgtaatgtaatgtaatggctgaaGATGTCATCTCTGTACCTACAGTCCCccccaaaagtattggaacagcaaggtaaatTCCTTAAAAGATatacagatccaaatttcagcttttatttcctggtatttctaccttttgttaaataacttagaacatatcaccttttctatcagaccacccaatttttaggtgggcaaaagtattggaacctgtgactgacaggtgttttgtGGTGCCCAGATGTGCCCAgttagattgattgattaattctgaatgtctactcttggttttagccatggggtttgcctgtgaagacggcatttgtgttagaaaagatagaCCAACATGAAGAttagagagctgtctttgggagaaaaagatagctggaatgtcctgaaaaagaaagaaatctctggtgtactgagcaacagacatcgaacaggtcgaccaaggaaaacaacagcagttgatgacagagacattatgagagctgtgaagaaaaaccccaaaacaccagtcagtgacatcacaaacaatctctacagggcaggggtgaaggtatctcaatcaagtGTCGACTTAGTGAGATGTAATACAGAGGCAATACCACAAGATCTAAACCACTAGTAGTCagaatcggaaggcaagattacaatttgcaaagaattacagagatgagccacaaaagttctggaacaaagttttatggactgatgagaccaagatgaacctctaccaaagtgatggaaaggccaaagagtggagaaagaagggcaGCTCATTATCCAAAATCTACAATCCTGGTGTGAAGCAAggttatggcttgggcttgtATGGCTgattctggagtgggctcactaatctttattgatgatgtaactcatgatggtagcagcaggatgaattcaaatggtaaatggttggcatttatatagcacctttatccaaagcgctgtacaattgatgcttctcattcacccattcatacacacactcacacaccaacggcgattggctgccatgcaaggcgccgaccagctcgtcaggagcatttgggggttaggtgtcttgctcagggacacttcgacacagcccaggcaggagatcgaaccggcaaccctccaactgccagacaactgctcttactgcctgatcCATGTCGCCCCTtcaattcagaagtctacaaaaacattctgtctgccaagtTAAGgaaaatgcgtccaaactaattgggagaaacttcatcatgcagcaagacaatgaccctaaCGCCAACataacaaaggacttcattagggagaaaaagtggaaggttttagactggccaagtcaatcaccagaccttaacccaattgagcatgcatttcacctcctgaagaggacaTTGAAGGGATAAAACCCCCTGAAACAaataacaactgaaagaggctgcagtaaaagcctggaaaggcATCAAAAAAAGGAATGTAGCAGTTTAGtaatgtcaatgggtcgcaagcttgttgcagttattgcaagcaagggatatgctaccaaatattaagtgttatttattttcatttactgaaatactctctgttgaaatacatttgctcacctaaaaaatggATGGTCTGATAgcaagtagtttaacacatcaaggtgtaaataccaggaaataaaagcttaaatTCAGAACtcagtattcagtgtattgaaaaaacaaaggactgttccaatactttttgaggggactgtatacaaAAGTAGGGATTATACAGAGAACATTCTCCTCTTAAAATCTTCACAACAAATGAGGCCCCTCAGCTGAGACAGGAGGGGCACTCATGGATATCCAATACTGTGTGCGATTCTATCTCACCCTTTCTGCACATCCTGTTTACCTGATGTGGCTAGCCGACGGAAGAGGCTGGATGGAAAGGGAGTATGGGGGGGGTTCCTCTGTTGGATTCGACCCATATATTTTAAGCTGCATATGTGGATcatataaacaaatgaaatacaattcCATATGTACTGTAAGCATATATGTGCACATACCTGGATGCTaatatgcattttcaaaatgtttttattttacaacagcAAAGTTCGTTCCACTTTCCCCATTTCAGGTTTACCTCTCATAAGTCATTCACAGTAATTCTCACACCCATGCTCATGCCCAAAACAAACTTTCTTCCTTTGAAAATTCCTTGTCTGTTGAGCTTCAGTGATTAGTCTGTGACTTTTTTGAGATCCGTGAGAGTCTGCCCTGTCCCTTCTGCCAAGAGGCAGCAACAAATATGGGAAATACACTGGCTAGCGGAAACATTCAAAAAGGTTCCAATGGTCTCCAGGGTAACTGAGGTTATAACAGACCAACAAATTCAGTTTGGTTGGACACAATGTGCCGTTATCCTCCTTGGCCAGCTGATGGGACAGATTACATGCCTCATATTTTAATGCCTTACACTGATGCAAATGTTTTCCACTGAAAGGACATAGTTGTTGTCCAATAATTAGCTTTGCTATAATAAGGTCAGTATACTGTCAGTAtacagatgcttaattttgtattgagattgttctttctggcaactctgccatttaggtctttgttgtttaaagtacgttgtattgttgtcctgtgaacagctagacctgtgtttgctactcttttttgcagctcttttgcagtgatgtgtgggttcttctgattattcctcaccaggtctcaggctgAAATCTTCCAggccttgccttgacttcaactgttccatttatcttccattatCTAATAATGTTTCCGACAGTgtaaataggtagtttgaatgGTAGTTTGATGgtagtttttgtagccttctccttcttaggggaaattaaccatcttcattctgaaatccttgggcaactgtttagaggaacccatggttgttaaccagacagaacagccattgcagttggatactttcgAAGGCATGAAGTTGCTTCCgaaaaaaaagttcagccctggaattatgctcacctgactcactgaagtaaatcacctgggtctgggccttagtaagcATCTTTTTAACGAGaaataatttccttttttataatttataaacagtaagaaattaaaataaaggcaagcttgctttaaaatgagcagaaaggtctcattttTAACAATTTAATAATTGTAAATTCTTACTCACATCCCACACACTTATTCTTTAAACATACTTGATTTaagctgtaaatgtaatttaatttgaagGCACCTAATTTCACTGAAGCTGCTTGACTCTTTTAGCTCTCCCCAGTAAAGCAGATTCATAGTCTGATTTTGAATATATCTgcagcacagaaacacaaacaaattttAAGTGGTCCAAAATAACAAATCAGTACATTTATTGTTGGGCATTGTCAGATAAAGGGcagatatttttcattttttattttattaccgTTTCACTTTGgaaacatacattttcatacatttcaagTCTAAATGCAAAATAATCAAAATTCAATGacgattaaaaagaaaaaaaaagtaaaaatgtcccGTGCAAGTTGTTCAAAATAGAGCTCAGGCCTGCACTGACTTATATGTACGAGGTGCACAAGCACACTGCCCCATTCAACAGCATCCCATGGTGTCCTGCACAGAGAAGTATCCCTGAATACTGACATCGAGAGGTTACTTTGTGGCAGGAAGAAtgctgagaggaagaggaggagatgcCAGATTCCGGGGCCAAAACCGAGGCAGGGACCTCAGCATGTTCCCTATCCCTTCAGCCAGACAGATGTTCTGGATAAGCAGCCCCTGGTTCTGCACTCTGGGCTGGCCAAACAGAGTGTGTCCAGTGGAACAGTCACTGGGTCAGCTCCAGCGTCATGTGGGCCAGGAGAGAAGGCTACCAGGCTCCTTGGTCTTCATCCGCAGGGCTACCAGGCCGGAAGGCTTGTAGTCAGACTCGGGTGCGGGTTCGAAAGAGTGGCCTCCCAGTGCCCCGGGGAAGCCGTGCAGTGAGTACAGGCTGTTGACGCTCGCGTGGGGGTGCGAGTGGGGGTGGTGCGGACCACCGGGCGAGGCAGAGATACCCATGAAACCTGGGATGTTgctgtgagggtgggggtgggggtgggagtagGGGGTCATGCAGGATGAGGGCATGCTGTCGGGGCCCAGAACGcagcccccacccacccccggGGTCCCAGGACTGCTCCCTGGCCACAGGTTACTTTGGATCTGGCAGGCAGAGGATGTTAGCTGTCAGacatttcacaaataaacaaCTCAAAAACTGCTTGCGATGTTCATTATTAATGACAGTGGAGAACTGCAACATCCTGTTCATTTGAAGTGGTGCAATAGTAGCAACAATGGATTCATTTTGTTCCTATTCTGTAGAGCATCACTGCCTTTTAATCAGCAGTAATGATTACAAACTTATataatacaaagaaaaaagttattttacgAACTTAGAGCAATTTGCAGTTTGAAGTCAGTGGAAGAATATCCTCAGACCTACTATACACAGAAAAGTTCACAAACTACCATGTTGTgtagtttttaaataaatgtgtttacatAAATGGTCAGAGCCAGAGGAAAAGCCAGCCAATGGAAATATCAGTTCAAATCAATTGTGCATGGGGGTGTCAGGGGAGCATACTGGGCTGATGGCTATCTTTATGACTGTGGGAGACAGTCATATCTGGGAGGGGGgttggagagagagcgagcgcaCATTAGTGAGGGGTTACCTGGGTGTAAGCCTCAG from Conger conger chromosome 14, fConCon1.1, whole genome shotgun sequence encodes:
- the LOC133109295 gene encoding RNA-binding protein 15-like → MKGKERSPVKKRSRAVDDIRDRGGSHPTSKKMGALSVSGGSNNGNSSTKSDGGSARRSLLAEKRESRDFDGHVSSRTGSNHGYSNVAASSSSKNHTNLTLELATTRTNARVEPRPSLPTNESEYKTLKISELGSQLSDEEIEDGLFHEFKKFGDVSVKISRIGDERVAFVNFRRPEDARAAKHARGRLVLYDRPLKIEAVYMNRRRSRSPIEKDTYATVAGHRHLHTQRPLSPTGLGYRDYRLQQLALGRLPPPPPPPLPRDLEREREYAFYEARARPAYIAERAAFREEDLISPEDDQRANRTLFLGNLDITVTENDLRRAFDRFGVITEVDIKRPSRGQTSTYGFLKFENLDMAHRAKISMSGKVVCRNPIKIGYGKATPTTRLWVGGLGPWVPLAALAREFDRFGTIRTIDYRKGDTWAYIQYESLDAAQAACTHMRGFPLGGPERRLRVDFADTEHRYQQQYLQPLPLPHYDLVAESFVHRAAPDVLRVRERTPPPLHFRERELYPAAEWAAPAVRERVRAAAAAAAAFEPLEHLERERRPREAWSLERERELQNRDQTRKRRLLEDSRHLERSPDSSERARRRHCPSLERSPGGSSRDGGRYSDSERPLRAERPSPARERHASLDRAPAEKRMKTLAGAEAAAGLGGAASAERERKRKVSETCKSPAKKEERFDTGASKGGQLAKQDGAGQKLSLAWQGMLLLKNSNFPSNMHLLEGDLGVATSLLIDGSTGGKVAQLKITQRLRLDQPKLDEVTRRIKVAGPSGYSVLLAVPGSSEGGSSASDQAASTQRPLRNLVSYLKQKQAAGVISLPVGGSRDKDNAGVLHAFPPCDFSQQFLDSSAKALAKTEEDYLVMIIVRGAS